A genomic region of Castor canadensis chromosome 16, mCasCan1.hap1v2, whole genome shotgun sequence contains the following coding sequences:
- the Fbxo46 gene encoding F-box only protein 46, producing the protein MDRSGLLPFQLWCPRPFGTYSQNQPRPPSAGLKSSACPEPSSGTEPDHGPAHSENTPPTLGSEAPASQHGPLLSAAAAGDEGRVLLDTWYVIKPGNTKEKVAFFVAHQCGGGSRASSMKVKGHWGSDSSKAKRRRRCLEPTKAPPDPGGQDGLPAAEGGPSSAGEDVDLLSVAEMVALVEQRAALALQSYPRPTTPAPVVFVSAEQGGPAKGLGSERRSGGGDCSRVAEAVAHFEAQRDNTPTKGLRKEERPGPGPGEVRIAFRISNGREPRTSDSSLPSGAGGRPSCAYPGSPGPGARAKDKITCDLYQLISPSRDALPSNVEFLLARADEASEGETPAPARLEDTPPAPPPPPARDCGASGFHVDVVVTGVVDECIFFGKDGTKNVKEETVCLTVSPEEPPPPGQLFFLQSRGPDGPPEPPPADTPTTVPGTDDAEGTSDTSLCRLYRHVSHDFLEIRFKIQRLLEPRQYMLLLPEHVLVKIFSFLPTRALAALKCTCHHFKGIIEAFGVRATDSRWSRDPLYRDDPCKQCRKRYEKGDVSLCRWHPKPYHHDLPYGRSYWMCCRRADRETPGCRLGLHDNNWVLPCNGVGGGRTGREEGR; encoded by the coding sequence aTGGACCGGAGTGGCCTCCTGCCCTTCCAGCTCTGGTGCCCCAGGCCCTTTGGCACTTACTCCCAGAACCAGCCACGCCCACCTTCTGCAGGCCTCAAGTCATCAGCCTGCCCTGAGCCCAGCAGCGGGACTGAGCCCGATCACGGTCCTGCTCACTCAGAGAACACACCACCCACCTTGGGCTCAGAGGCCCCTGCCTCCCAGCATGGCCCGCTCCTCTCGGCAGCAGCTGCTGGCGACGAGGGTCGAGTCCTGCTGGACACGTGGTATGTTATCAAGCCTGGGAATACGAAGGAGAAGGTGGCCTTCTTTGTGGCCCACCAATGTGGTGGAGGCAGCCGGGCCAGTTCCATGAAGGTCAAGGGGCACTGGGGCAGTGACAGCTCCAAGGCTAAGCGGAGGAGGCGCTGTCTTGAGCCCACCAAGGCTCCTCCAGACCCAGGGGGCCAAGATGGACTACCGGCTGCTGAGGGGGGCCCCAGCTCAGCCGGGGAGGACGTGGACCTGCTCTCTGTGGCTGAGATGGTGGCCCTGGTAGAGCAGAGGGCTGCCCTGGCTCTGCAGAGTTACCCACGCCCCACCACCCCAGCGCCTGTGGTCTTTGTGTCAGCTGAGCAGGGTGGACCGGCCAAGGGGCTGGGGTCTGAGAGGCGCTCCGGTGGTGGTGACTGCAGCCGTGTGGCTGAGGCAGTGGCCCACTTTGAGGCTCAGCGAGACAACACCCCGACCAAAGGCCTCCGCAAGGAGGAACGGCCAGGTCCAGGCCCTGGGGAGGTACGCATTGCCTTCCGCATCTCCAATGGCCGGGAACCTCGCACTTCGGACAGCAGCCTGCCCAGTGGGGCAGGGGGTCGGCCCAGTTGTGCCTACCCTGGTAGCCCAGGTCCTGGAGCTCGAGCCAAGGACAAGATCACATGTGACTTATACCAGCTCATCAGCCCCTCCAGGGATGCCCTCCCCAGCAATGTGGAGTTCCTGCTGGCTAGGGCCGACGAAGCCAGTGAGGGGGAGACCCCAGCTCCTGCCAGGCTGGAGGACACTCCCCCAgccccccctccacccccagctcGGGACTGCGGTGCATCGGGCTTCCATGTGGATGTGGTGGTGACTGGCGTGGTGGACGAGTGCATCTTTTTTGGCAAGGATGGCACCAAGAATGTGAAGGAAGAGACCGTGTGCCTCACGGTCAGCCCTGAGGAGCCACCCCCACCTGGCCAGCTCTTTTTCCTCCAGTCCCGGGGGCCAGATGGGCCCCCCGAGCCACCCCCAGCCGACACACCAACCACGGTGCCAGGCACGGACGATGCTGAGGGGACCTCGGACACCTCCCTGTGCCGCCTTTACCGGCATGTGTCCCACGACTTCCTAGAGATCCGCTTCAAGATCCAGCGGTTGCTGGAGCCGCGACAGTACATGCTGTTGCTGCCGGAGCACGTGCTGGTGAAGATCTTCAGCTTCCTGCCCACCAGGGCCCTGGCAGCCCTGAAGTGCACCTGCCACCACTTCAAGGGCATCATTGAGGCGTTTGGTGTGCGCGCCACAGACTCTCGCTGGAGCCGGGATCCGCTGTACCGTGACGACCCTTGCAAGCAGTGCCGCAAGAGATATGAGAAGGGCGATGTGTCACTCTGCCGCTGGCACCCCAAGCCCTACCACCATGACCTGCCTTACGGACGCTCCTACTGGATGTGCTGCCGCCGAGCTGATCGCGAAACGCCTGGCTGTCGCCTGGGCCTGCATGACAACAATTGGGTGCTGCCCTGCAATGGGGTGGGTGGGGGCCGCACTGGTCGCGAGGAGGGGAGGTGA